The region GGCTTCTCTGTGTTTGGTAATGTGAGTTTGGTTGTAGTTTCCTGCACATATGAAACAAACAGAAGGGAAATCCAGGCAGCGAGGCCTTTAAGCAACCTCTGGGTTATTTCAACATGTAGAAATCATTTTGAGTCTCAGTTTATTGCCTGCAGGAGGAAAGCTCATAAATGGCAGTAGCAGCCTGTGGGGAATAATGACTTCATTAGAACACCTATAACGTGATTGCAGTAGTACATACATGCACATTATTAAGTTtaataatgaatttattttatggaCATCTTCTATTTATGGCAAGCGGTACTAGATTTTTGTACTATAACATAGAATTTTCTCTGAAAGTAAATTTACTTAAGTAAAAAAGGTGATTTGAAGAATAATACTAAGTAATCTTGTAAGTGGTATGAAGATATGGAAAGGCAATAATAAAAGTGGCCCTTGAATAAGAGAACTGACTGCAAACCTGAGACACTGGTGTAGCATCGTGTGCCTCTTGCTTTAACTTGGGAATTAGGCTCTGATGTGGAAAATGCTTCCAAAAGTCTGGATATTGGTACAGTGGATTCTGGCTGTTCAGGACACTTAGCAGGggagcaggaggcagagggagtgaGTGGTATCTGAGGACCAGGAAAGTGACCCCCGTGTAGTGAAAGGAGGGCTGTCTAGGAAGACAGAGGTGGGTATCAAAAGCTGTGTATCTGCCTTTTTTCCCAGGTTTAAGAGAAAAACATTGTGTCCTAGAGCAATTCTGAGTGAGGGGAAAGCCCGATTCTGCAAGAATCAGGGGAAatttatacttacaaaagaaaaaaaagaagtccacaGTTTCTGTAAGTCCTAATGGTATCCTGGGCAGGAAAGTTTGGCAGTCaactctcttttccctttttctcatcACTTGGAAATTTCTGTGGACTAGCTTGGTGGAAACCAGACTCCAACCTTGCTGGTGTTGCTTCTCCCCAGGTATGCCCCCGTGGGTATTCTCTTCCTGATTGCTGGGAAGATTGTGGAGATGGAAGACATGGGTGTGATTGGGGGGCAGCTTGCCATGTACACCGTGACTGTCATTGTTGGCTTACTCATTCACGCAGTCATCGTCCTGCCACTCCTCTACTTCTTGGTAACACGGAAAAACCCTTGGGTTTTTATTGGAGGGTTGCTGCAAGCACTCATCACTGCTCTGGGGACCTCTTCaaggtatgtatatatgtgtggaaAATGAGTCTGAAATGTTACCTTGAACCAGGGCCTCTCAAGTAGGGTGTAGGAGAAGCCATTTTATTCTGGGTTTTAAACTTCCAGGAATGATGAGTTAGCTTTCTCACTTCTGATGCCAATCACACCTGTTTGGGATTCAGGGAATGCCTGGCTACATATCTTTTGTGGGGACAAATTGGAAATCAACTATCCTTTCCCACCCACTTCATCTCTCTTTAGTTGACATTCGCCAGAGGGAGAAGAGGCAGAGTGACTTGGCACAGGCTGTTGTGATGAGGGCATGATCACAAGCGATGCCTCACAGAGGAACCCAGAAGCAGGAGAGCTGCCAAATGACCCCGTGAGGGGACCACACTGTTCTTAACTCGCTCCCCTATTTATACAAGTGCTGACTTAGTTCCCTTTAAGTTAGAACATGGGAGAGGAAGGAACTGTCTGTCCCAAAGACCAAACACACAGACAGTCAGAACTACCAGGACACTCAGCTGATGTGCCCTGTTTCACTGTTCTCAGTTCTGCCACCCTACCCATCACCTTCAAGTGCCTGGAAGAGAACAATGGCGTGGACAAGCGCGTCACCAGATTCGTGCTCCCTGTAGGAGCCACCATTAACATGGATGGGACTGCCCTCTATGAGGCTTTGGCTGCCATTTTCATTGCTCAAGTTAACAACTTTGAACTGAACTTCGGACAAATTATTACAATCAGGTACAAGGAAAGAGTTCTATACACCCTttcttaagaatgcctttaacgctgggtgtggtggctcatgcctgtaatcccaacactttgggaagccaaggcaggtggatctcctgaggccaggagttcaagactagcctggcaacatagtgaaaccctgtgtccactaaaaatacaaaaattagccaggcctggtggcacgggcctgtggtcccagctacttgggaggctgaagcaggagaattgcttgaacccagaggcagagattgcagggagctgagatcatgccactgcactccagcctgggggacacagcaagactccacctcaaaaaaaaaaaaaaaagaatgcttttaaaAGACAAGAGGATGACCAGGGTTGGGAAGGGGATCCCACTTAATCAAGAGGTGGGGATTTGGGGTAATCGTTTTATATTTAGGTATTTTAATTGGTTTTTTTAGATTATAGATGTATACACTAATTAATAACAAGGTTCAAAAAATATAGATACGTATAAAGTAAAAAGGGAAACTTGCCTGCCATCACATCGCTTCACATCCTTCTGTAAGTGACCATTGTTCATGTTTGGTTTGGAAAGACTTATGCATATACTTCTTTTTGTAGTTAGTGAAATTATACTATACGTACATGTTTGCCTTTGATTGGTTTGCTTATTAATAGACCAATAAATATGTCTACttcatcattctttttaatgtctgtaaAATACGTAGTATGGATAGTTCTCCTTTTTAAAAGTGTTAGATtatacttcaatttttaaaagcattaaaatatattaGCTTGTATAGCTActactagaaaataaaaagttagatgAAATTTTTCTCTTGGGTGAATTTTTAGACAGTGTAAGATAGATGACAGACCACACTGACAAGCAGTTCAAGAATCTGACTTTTgtggagaatttttttaaactattatatTTGAGGTGTTCagtgaaaagttatttttctttccatacctTCCCCCCATCTCTTAGTTTCCTTCTGCAGAGGCAACCAGTGTTACCTGCAAGTTTCTTCTGCGTTCTTCCAGAGATACGCCAGGCATACGCATGTGCATATCCAAATATAATCCCTCCTTTTTGcttattaaaagttattttgcaCAAGGGACCCATGAGTCTAATGGCAACGGGACACTTTAAGCCTCACTATCCAGATCAGCCTCTGCTCTTCattgttgtggggttttttttaaattgttattaaaaGTACATTTTGGAGAGCAAAATAAGTCAGATTTGGGGGGATTTTTATCACTCAACATTTTGTTGTGAAATGCCCTACATATAGGGAAGTTGAAACAATATTATAGCAACCATCCTCTACCAGATGGAAAAACTGCAAacgttttgccatgtttgcttcttctttctctgtctttctctgccatTATGACATTTCACCTGTACATAATTCAGCATGCATCTCCtaagaataaagatatttttctacATAACCACAATAGTAAGAATCTTAAAAATACTTCCAGAATATCCAATCTATATTCAAATTTCCACAGTTGTCCCCCAAAACATGTCTTTTACAGCTTTTACTTCCAGACCAAGTTCAAATCCACATTTATGGCCTACATTTGGTGTCTTAGTTTCTTTTCATCTAATCAGTCACCACACATTTGTTGTtatgtttatttagaaataagttgTTAGACTCTGTGTATATGTTTTGTGTTAGTAGAAAATGATAATAGTTGTAGTAGGATGCATTGGAGTAAAAAGGACAAGGCTGATCAGGGCCAGAGGTCAATGACTGACCTGGGGGTTCTGGGAACCTCAGGCCCAAAGTAGTTACAATGGGACTTAGGAGATCATTATCTCAGCTCACCTGTAACCTATACTTTGGCATATTGATTGAAAGTCTCTGGGTTATTAAAAAAGGTGACAGAGttaaaaataacagtaacagTGACAAACAAGATggaaatatatttctctttcatgCAGCACAGCTCTGCTCCACAAGGCCTTCAAGGCTGATTGATAGGTGTTCTGTGGTATAAGGGACTAAGTCTCTAGGGTATTATCATTATCCAGGTGGTCCGGGATGACTCACCACCCCCAGATTTTAGCCAGTGGGAAGTGGGGAAATGGTATACCCTGCAAGTTGCTCAGTCACCTCCATGCATGTCTGACTGGCCAGAACTTCATCTAAGCTTCAAGGGAGGTTGGGAAGTGTAGTCTTCATTCTGGGGAGCCATATGCCAGCTAAAAGTCCCAGTATCTTAGAAGGGGACCAGTATGGGGACCATGAATACTTTCTGTGACAGACTTAATACTTTATTAATACCACTTATAACCAGATAATACTTtactatttataaaacatttgctTTGCAAGCCAGGTCTACACTGCCTTCATAAAAAGTATTTCTAATACTATAAAACTTTGTTCATaaatcattttccttttgaattAACTAAGCAAACCAAACTAAGAAACCAAATTTGATTCTTTTGACAACATTAATCATGAATGTTCAGTAACTTTACAACCCTCCACTTGGATAGGGGAATTATTAGAAACAAATTATTATTGTAACTCTACAGCATTTTAGACTTTGCCTTACAAAATACTTTCAGGGATGTTAAAAAGCGTATAGCTGCCAGTTTATTTAAAAGCAACTAGAATAATAGGTCCAACTTCACAAGGGTCATTGTATGAGGACCAAATGAGATAAACCATGCTTAGTATATCAGAAGACACACAGTAAGCACGTGATAAATATTAGTTAGCGTGATGATTAgttcaatgttatttttttttaatctcatttacgggccgggcatgatggctcatgccggtaatcccagcactttgggaggccaaggtgggtggatcacttgaggtcaagagttcgagactaacctggctaacatggtgaaaccctgctctactaaaaacacgaaaattagTCGAGTGcgggggcatgcacctgtattcccagctactcaggaggctaaggcacgagaatcgcttgaacccaggaggaagaggtttcagtgagcctagtttgcaccactgcactccagcctgggcaacagagtgagattctgtttcaaaaaaaacacatctcatttacattttttctgaAGCACGTCCTCTTGTGTTACATGGCAAGTCAGGCATTGGCACCGTGCGTATTTTGCAGTGTATATGCTCTACGTGGGGAGCTTTGTAAAAGTGTTTTCTGTTCTGGTACTTCTGTTAACAGCATCACAGCCACAGCTGCCAGCATTGGGGCAGCTGGAATTCCTCAGGCGGGCCTGGTCACTATGGTCATTGTGCTGACATCTGTCGGCCTGCCCACTGACGACATCACGCTCATCATCGCAGTGGACTGGTTCCTGTGAGTATGCTTGGCCTGCATTCCAGCTCACCGTCACAGGGTCCGCCTCTGTCACTCTAGGGCACCAGGCAGCCTGGCACATCTACAGAAAGAACTCTGAGGAGAGGGGCCACTCGGCCCATAGTTAAATTGTCCTCATTGTCTGACCCCTGGTCCTTATCTGGAGACTGAGCCCCAGATGCCATGTGCACTCACTCCCCTATCAGCCTGAGGGGCACATCTGGCTGCCACACATCTCACTCCATAAAGCCATTCAGGAATTGGGAAACCCGCGTCTGCAAAGGCAACATAAATCAGCAAGGCTGTTTCTAAGTTGCACAACACGAAGGGACAGCAGCTGGAACAAAGCTGCAGGCCCCACATGCCAGCTTAGGCCCTGCCTCTGTGTGCTTCCCATTCCAGTGGGAATGATTTTCCCATCCTAGCCCAACAGGGTGAGGCTGGGCTATGCCGACACTGGGAAGAGAGCTAGTGTCATTAAGTGGAATTGAGTTTTGGATCTAGGGAAAGTTACAAGAAATGTGCCCTCCACCGTCTCAAACTCTAACCTCTGCAGGCCCATCCCTGTGCCCCCTTCCCTCGCTCTTCCAGCTGGCATTCTCTGTGCCTTTTCTCTTGAAAGTTTCCTTCCACTTTTGAAAAGAAATCTTTCCCCAGGATGCCCAAAGCAAAGCCTAGAACACAGTAGGAGCTGGAGTTAACACAACATATGTTCACTAGAACTGCGACATGAAAAGAGCTTGACAGTGTGCGTGAAACCCCAGACTGGGTGAGAAGATTCACTCTCCAGTTACTTGGACCTGTGTTTGTGCCCTGACCTTGTGTGAGACCAGGCAGATTACCCAACCACCCTAGTTTctacctctgtaaaatgagggtgccCGTGTCCTCTACCTCCTAGGGGTACTGCAAGATTCAGTGCAGTGATGCCTAGAAAGCATGCAGCATACTGTCTGGTCCACAGTCAGCATCAGTTAACATGAGCACTCTCATATAAAGCTACAGTTCTCCACAGTCTTTGATCTTTACACTTCAAAATTATTGAGAACTGAAACAGCATTTGATCTATATGGGTTGTATCTATTGATATTTATCATATTAGACACACTTATAAATTtccatttgttaatttattacatgttttatttaaagGTGACaataataaattcataaaataaataaataaaatgaatttattatcaTCTTTAAACAAAAAGGTGACATATGCTAACATAAATAGCATTTTTTTGCAAAAAATCACCATTTTTGaccccaaaatttattttatttatttgtttacttgttttgagatggagttccattcttgttgcccaggctagagtgcaatggcacagtcttggctgactgcaacctctgcctcctgggttcaagtgattctcctgcctcagcctcctgggtagctgggattacaggcgcccaccaccatgcccggctaatttttgtatttttagtagagacaggtttcaccatgttggccaggctggtctcgaacccctgacctcaagtgatccacctgccttggcctcccaaagtgctgagattataggcatgagccaccgtgcccagcctcgaCCCCAATATTTAGTGAAAAGAATggtactattttatattttgcaagtttccttaatgtctggcttaatacAAGACAGTTGGAGTCTGCTGTTTCTGCAGTTTCACAACTGCTTCAGTGAGTTGTGACATCACACATCATGTAGTCTTTGCAAAACTCCACTATACATTCATGAGAAAATGAGACTGAGAGGGACAAACGAcatcttagtattattatgaGAATGGCTTAAAGAGAAGGCTGATTCCCCACTGTTGGGACTCTCACTTCAGTCAAACTAATAAGTGAACATTCATTATCTATATGGCCTTATAACCTTTAATAGCTACTATTGTGAACATTATGTGTCTATTACATAATCTTGCAGTTGGTAGATACGGCGTACTGAATGTTAAGAGGTGCTTCGCTGGCCACTTCCTAACGTAAGTTGAAATCTTGTGATGCTCACGGGAGCCTCGtttttccctcctccccaccctgcctgcAGGGATCGCCTCCGGACCACCACCAACGTACTGGGAGACTCCCTGGGAGCCGGGATTGTGGAGCACTTGTCACGACATGAACTGAAGAACAGAGATGTTGAAATGGGTAACTCAGTGAttgaagagaatgaaatgaagaaaccaTATCAACTGATTGCACAGGACAATGAAACTGAGAAACCCATCGACAGTGAAACCAAGATGTAGACTAACATAAAGAAATGCTTTCTTGAGCACCAGGTGTTAAAAACCATTATAAAATCTTTCCATCTCATTACAGCTTATTCGCTCCAGCAAGCCCGTtatcttccctttcctcccttctgaTAAGACTGGAAAGTAATCCTCCAAAAAACAAGGGAGGATTTTGGGTGGCCAAAGTGTATAATTTTCATCCCacaattgaaatttttaaatcatttcatgTTAGTCTTACCTAATAAGGTACCAAGATCACAAATAGTGTTGATCAGATCTTACAAGTTTATGTGGCACACAATCctataaatgtgattttttataTAAGTTAAAGAGACAAATAGTAggctaaaaacattttaaaatcaacttttgtaatttaaaaatctttcagaatACAATTCAGTTTTAGTTTCAAAATGTTAACAACTTGAATTACAACCGGTTATCAGTTGGACAGTAAGATTTTGTCCCTTTCTCTTCTGACTGGTATACCTATTTCATTAGTAGCTAGGTGCACATATACATCTAGCACAGCTGTGAGGAGAGACAGAAGGCAAAGTTTCCATGTAGCCTTGAGTAAGTCCCATCTCACCTCtaggcctcagtgtcctcatctataaaatgagggacTTCCCTAGATGTCTTCATGGTCTCTTCCAGCCCAGACATCTTGTGATGTCATGAAAGCAGCTGCCCTCTATTTCCCCTCAGAACACCCTGTACCATCCATGGAGCACGATGCCTTCAGAAAAGACACTTCAATGGGAGTGAACATTTCTAACTAAGGACAGgatggctgtgtgtggtggtcaCCAGGTCCTGTGAGCAAAGTGCAGGTTATGCAAGTCGCCAGGCAGGAGGCCATTCCAGGAGTGGGATTATTCATAAAACTCTTTGCCCAGTTCATCCCAATGGGGGAAGTATTCCCTTCTTTCCTACTCTGGGAAGAATGTCTCCTGCCACTCCTCAACTGATGATAGACTTcgaaaacagaagagaagactAGCAGCTAGCAAGGGTGCTTGTGGTCACACTGTGGAACACTAAAGAGCTAGGAAAGAGTTGAGCACAGGCAACATTACAAACAAAGGATTTGAAAACACCAAGAGTACAGGACTTCtttaaggaagaataaaaaagaagaggttcatttttctggctttttttctcAACTGAAACACTTTTTTCTCTTGAGTCCAAAATCATTCCCCCATGAAGTCTGCCTACCAAAACATAAGACGACTTATATATTTGAAGGAAGTCAAATGAATGAGCTCTCTAATAGAAGTGCATGAGTTGAGTGGGTATTTCTTATCTGAAAGTGTTTTTCTTTAATCAAAAGTCCTTAGaatgaggaaaacaaaatatttatttgttttggaatCCCACTTATCAAATAATTCAAAACTTTCAGCTGGAGTggggtttgcttttgttttgtttgtgtccATAAGAGAAATGGTAGAAGATGAATCAGTATGAAGACACTGTCAATGAGGTTATGAGAAGAAACAGCAGGGGCATTAGTTTCAGGCAAGGCAGCTCCCAGGTTTAGAGATTAATTTTTATCCCCTAAGGAATATCCAGTCAAAGACGCTGAGTGGGAGCTGTCAGGCAGTAGCAGCTGTGTTTGAGTTTCTGGCTGAAAATGGTGAAGAATGGACTTAATTATGCTAACAGACTGAAAATCTAGACATACATCCTCTGATATACAATTagagatatttttatatagacCCCAAGCATTCTGTGTATAAAAGTTAACATTAGGCTGTGGTGCAGTAACCATTTAATGTCGAAGCTCTATTTGGGAAATACACTACAAATGTTAAAGTACGTGGCTGTCATCTTAAGACACTAGTAGAGCAAAGACTTAATCATATCAACTTAATTCTGTTACACAATGTATGTTTTTTAATATACTAACCATTTCTTATGGAAAGGTCCTGTGGGGAGCCCATCCTCTCGCCAAGCCATCACAGGCTCTGCATACACATGCACTCAGTGTGGACTGGGAAGCATTACTTTGTAGATGtattttcaataaagaaaaaaatagttttacattAACATCTTTGCACGTTGTTGTTATTCTTCTCCtcaaaggaaaatacattttccaTTCATGGAAATATTATAATAAGCTCAGGGCAGTCTCTGGAAGGATCCCGTGCAGCAAGGTCAAATCTTGGCAGAGCCAGCTGGGGGAGCCAGCCACAAGAAAATAAGTAAGGACATGCCCTCCTGCTCAACTCCAAGACCTGGAGCTGGAAACAGGAGGAGGTGAGCGGAACACTTTGCTGTAGCCGGCCGTACTTCCTTGTCCATGTCAGATTGAAATTTCTCAGATGAATTGAATCATTCCATGTTGGGATTAGAAAAGTGTGATACCACCATGGGCCCTTCCAAAAAAGTAACTTCCTGTCTGACCTCCAAATTAGGTAGATTTATCTCTGTGATTATTACCACCATTTGTGAAAAGAGCTAACTAAGATCTCAAGGGATTTCCAGAAACAGCCATTGTGCTAGTGCTCTAGTTATTAAGAGCAGCTTATAGATGACTACTTTTCAGCATGCTTTTTAGTAAAGAATTGGCAGGCAATATCATGAAATCTCCAGATTGAAGTAGTGTCTGGAGCCTATAATCTGACCCTCTCTACCAGCAGGTGGCAGCCACCTAGAGGAAAGGCTCTTAAATGGGATCCATGGACCCCTAGGTCATCCACATGAAGAGTTCAATAGGTTCATCGCCCTTGAAGTTGTGGGGAAAGTTTTGTGCATTTGCCTTTTTCTGGGGGTAAAATTCTTAATTTCCGTCGGTTTCTCTAACAGATCTTacgactaaaaaaaaaaaaatttacaaatcgCTATATTTGAACCATACATCCTAACTTTTGTGAAGGCATATATGGTATTTACACGACCAGTCTGGGAAAAGAAAGGCTGCTCACAGACTGAGGGAACCAAGCCTGGCCACCCTGAGCAGATCAATATTTACCCCCTGTGAGATGTTCTGGGAAGTGCCACATAAAATCAATCCACTGCTAGGAAGTGCTCCCTTCTGCCGGGAccattttcttcccttctgcaGCCCACGCTGGGTTTTGGCCACCTCCACAACGCAGACATAAG is a window of Pongo pygmaeus isolate AG05252 chromosome 4, NHGRI_mPonPyg2-v2.0_pri, whole genome shotgun sequence DNA encoding:
- the SLC1A3 gene encoding excitatory amino acid transporter 1 isoform X4, yielding MISGFVGMAALDSKASGKMGMRAVVYYMTTTIIAVVIGIIIVIIIHPGKGTKENMHREGKIVQVTAADAFLDLIRNMFPPNLVEACFKQFKTNYEKRSFKVPIQANETLVGAVINNVSEAMETLTRITEELVPVPGSVNGVNALGLVVFSMCFGFVIGNMKEQGQALREFFDSLNEAIMRLVAVIMWYAPVGILFLIAGKIVEMEDMGVIGGQLAMYTVTVIVGLLIHAVIVLPLLYFLVTRKNPWVFIGGLLQALITALGTSSSSATLPITFKCLEENNGVDKRVTRFVLPVGATINMDGTALYEALAAIFIAQVNNFELNFGQIITISITATAASIGAAGIPQAGLVTMVIVLTSVGLPTDDITLIIAVDWFLDRLRTTTNVLGDSLGAGIVEHLSRHELKNRDVEMGNSVIEENEMKKPYQLIAQDNETEKPIDSETKM
- the SLC1A3 gene encoding excitatory amino acid transporter 1 isoform X5, with the protein product MAALDSKASGKMGMRAVVYYMTTTIIAVVIGIIIVIIIHPGKGTKENMHREGKIVQVTAADAFLDLIRNMFPPNLVEACFKQFKTNYEKRSFKVPIQANETLVGAVINNVSEAMETLTRITEELVPVPGSVNGVNALGLVVFSMCFGFVIGNMKEQGQALREFFDSLNEAIMRLVAVIMWYAPVGILFLIAGKIVEMEDMGVIGGQLAMYTVTVIVGLLIHAVIVLPLLYFLVTRKNPWVFIGGLLQALITALGTSSSSATLPITFKCLEENNGVDKRVTRFVLPVGATINMDGTALYEALAAIFIAQVNNFELNFGQIITISITATAASIGAAGIPQAGLVTMVIVLTSVGLPTDDITLIIAVDWFLDRLRTTTNVLGDSLGAGIVEHLSRHELKNRDVEMGNSVIEENEMKKPYQLIAQDNETEKPIDSETKM
- the SLC1A3 gene encoding excitatory amino acid transporter 1 isoform X2, whose protein sequence is MSYREVKYFSFPGELLMRMLQMLVLPLIISSLVTGMAALDSKASGKMGMRAVVYYMTTTIIAVVIGIIIVIIIHPGKGTKENMHREGKIVQVTAADAFLDLIRNMFPPNLVEACFKQFKTNYEKRSFKVPIQANETLVGAVINNVSEAMETLTRITEELVPVPGSVNGVNALGLVVFSMCFGFVIGNMKEQGQALREFFDSLNEAIMRLVAVIMWYAPVGILFLIAGKIVEMEDMGVIGGQLAMYTVTVIVGLLIHAVIVLPLLYFLVTRKNPWVFIGGLLQALITALGTSSSSATLPITFKCLEENNGVDKRVTRFVLPVGATINMDGTALYEALAAIFIAQVNNFELNFGQIITISITATAASIGAAGIPQAGLVTMVIVLTSVGLPTDDITLIIAVDWFLDRLRTTTNVLGDSLGAGIVEHLSRHELKNRDVEMGNSVIEENEMKKPYQLIAQDNETEKPIDSETKM
- the SLC1A3 gene encoding excitatory amino acid transporter 1 isoform X3, yielding MISGFVGKAQNSGMAALDSKASGKMGMRAVVYYMTTTIIAVVIGIIIVIIIHPGKGTKENMHREGKIVQVTAADAFLDLIRNMFPPNLVEACFKQFKTNYEKRSFKVPIQANETLVGAVINNVSEAMETLTRITEELVPVPGSVNGVNALGLVVFSMCFGFVIGNMKEQGQALREFFDSLNEAIMRLVAVIMWYAPVGILFLIAGKIVEMEDMGVIGGQLAMYTVTVIVGLLIHAVIVLPLLYFLVTRKNPWVFIGGLLQALITALGTSSSSATLPITFKCLEENNGVDKRVTRFVLPVGATINMDGTALYEALAAIFIAQVNNFELNFGQIITISITATAASIGAAGIPQAGLVTMVIVLTSVGLPTDDITLIIAVDWFLDRLRTTTNVLGDSLGAGIVEHLSRHELKNRDVEMGNSVIEENEMKKPYQLIAQDNETEKPIDSETKM